One Roseomonas gilardii subsp. gilardii genomic region harbors:
- the dps gene encoding DNA starvation/stationary phase protection protein Dps, with protein MAKAHGKGDTGYSGTRWPTRNSVGENAKNVSLTTLQALLTDSIDLYNATRQAHWNLKGTNFIGLHEMLEKFYEALNEQTDMLAERMVLLGGVADGTSQNIAGSTRLPPYPADLLDSIGHVKELADRYAQVGKALRDGIDETDDAGDADTADLLTELSRAIDKNLWMLEAHLHGHGN; from the coding sequence ATGGCCAAGGCTCACGGCAAGGGTGACACGGGTTATTCGGGCACCCGCTGGCCGACCCGGAACAGCGTCGGCGAGAACGCCAAGAACGTCTCGCTCACCACGCTCCAGGCGCTGCTGACGGACTCCATCGACCTCTACAACGCCACCCGTCAGGCACACTGGAACCTGAAGGGCACGAACTTCATCGGCCTGCACGAGATGCTGGAGAAGTTCTACGAAGCCCTGAACGAGCAGACCGACATGCTCGCCGAGCGCATGGTGCTCCTCGGCGGCGTGGCTGATGGCACGTCGCAGAACATCGCCGGTTCCACCCGCCTGCCGCCCTATCCGGCTGACCTGCTGGACAGCATCGGCCATGTGAAGGAGCTGGCGGACCGCTATGCCCAGGTCGGCAAGGCGCTGCGCGACGGCATCGACGAGACGGACGATGCGGGCGATGCCGACACGGCGGACCTGCTGACGGAGCTGTCCCGCGCCATCGACAAGAACCTGTGGATGCTGGAAGCCCATCTCCACGGCCACGGCAACTGA
- a CDS encoding MFS transporter: MPLPAAFQPLRHPNFRLLWIATLFSNMGLWVQNTGAGWLMTILDGRPGMVALVQTASLLPVFLLAMPAGALADILDRRRFLIGAQLWMCGAALLLCLLAAAGLIGPWGLLALTFALGIGSAINFPAFSAVTPELVPRADLAQAIVLNGIGFNLARALGPALGGLLMGMAGPQATFALNAACVLVLVVALFLWRRQAPAGRLPNEHFLSAMRTGVRFVAASPALRGTILRSLVTFFAGAAIWGLLPLLVRRQLGMGPEAYGLMLAAMGTGAVGAGFLLPSLRSRISFSTLVVLGTAAMGAALVVLGLSRHWLPAILAMLVYGACWISAASTFGASAQLSAPSWVRARAMGLYQVATFGAMALGSVLSGAAGEAFGIPATLAGFGIGGAIGAWALQRLPMENPPPPPPPGADILHPAPENPDPGLASVLARDALPVMESVRYLVPEVDRAEFLAAMREVRGVRMRAGAVNWRLYEDVAHPERFVELWTMESWTEHLREAGRMTDADAAILARAAALHRGSEPALARRFLSLEP; this comes from the coding sequence ATGCCTCTGCCCGCCGCCTTCCAGCCCCTGCGCCATCCGAATTTCCGCCTGCTGTGGATCGCGACCCTGTTCAGCAACATGGGCCTCTGGGTGCAGAACACCGGCGCAGGCTGGCTGATGACCATCCTGGACGGCCGCCCCGGCATGGTCGCCCTGGTGCAGACGGCGAGCCTGCTGCCGGTCTTCCTGCTGGCCATGCCGGCCGGGGCGCTGGCCGATATCCTCGACCGGCGGCGCTTCCTGATCGGGGCGCAGCTCTGGATGTGCGGCGCGGCGCTGCTGCTCTGCCTGCTGGCGGCGGCGGGGCTGATCGGCCCCTGGGGGCTGCTGGCGCTGACCTTCGCGCTGGGCATCGGCTCGGCGATCAACTTCCCCGCCTTTTCCGCCGTGACGCCGGAGCTGGTGCCGCGCGCCGACCTGGCCCAGGCCATCGTGCTGAACGGCATCGGCTTCAACCTCGCCCGCGCCCTGGGCCCGGCCCTGGGCGGGCTGCTGATGGGGATGGCGGGGCCGCAGGCGACCTTCGCCCTGAACGCCGCCTGCGTGCTGGTGCTGGTGGTGGCGCTGTTCCTGTGGCGGCGGCAGGCCCCGGCCGGGCGCCTGCCCAACGAGCATTTCCTGTCCGCCATGCGCACGGGCGTCCGCTTCGTGGCGGCGAGCCCGGCACTCCGCGGCACCATCCTGCGCTCGCTCGTCACCTTCTTCGCCGGGGCGGCGATCTGGGGGCTGCTGCCCCTGCTGGTGCGGCGCCAGCTCGGCATGGGGCCGGAAGCCTATGGGCTGATGCTGGCGGCCATGGGCACGGGCGCGGTGGGCGCCGGCTTCCTGCTCCCGTCCCTGCGCAGCCGGATCAGCTTCTCCACCCTGGTGGTGCTGGGCACCGCCGCCATGGGCGCGGCGCTGGTGGTCCTGGGCCTGTCGCGGCACTGGCTGCCGGCCATCCTGGCCATGCTGGTCTATGGCGCCTGCTGGATCTCGGCGGCCAGCACCTTCGGCGCCTCGGCACAGCTGTCCGCGCCGTCCTGGGTGCGGGCGCGGGCGATGGGGCTGTATCAGGTGGCCACCTTCGGGGCGATGGCGTTGGGCTCCGTGCTGTCCGGCGCGGCGGGGGAGGCTTTCGGCATCCCCGCCACCCTGGCCGGATTCGGCATCGGCGGCGCCATCGGGGCCTGGGCGCTGCAGCGCCTGCCGATGGAGAACCCGCCGCCCCCGCCGCCGCCCGGCGCGGATATCCTGCACCCCGCCCCCGAGAACCCCGATCCCGGCCTGGCCTCCGTCCTGGCACGCGATGCGCTGCCGGTCATGGAGTCGGTCCGCTACCTCGTGCCGGAGGTGGACCGCGCCGAGTTCCTGGCTGCCATGCGCGAGGTCCGGGGCGTGCGGATGCGGGCCGGGGCGGTGAACTGGCGGCTCTATGAGGATGTCGCGCATCCGGAGCGCTTCGTGGAGCTCTGGACCATGGAGTCGTGGACGGAGCATCTGCGGGAGGCCGGCCGCATGACCGATGCGGATGCCGCGATCCTGGCCCGCGCCGCCGCGCTGCACCGCGGCAGCGAGCCCGCCCTGGCGCGGCGCTTCCTCAGCCTGGAGCCCTGA
- a CDS encoding NCS2 family permease, with product MESLFRLREHGTTPRTEIMAGFATFLTMVYIVVVNPNIMAAAGIDQGASFVATCLAAAIGSALMGLLANYPIALAPGMGLNAYFAFAVVGGMHIPWQVALGAVFLSGLIFLAVSVLRIREWLINTIPLSLKLGIAAGIGFFLGIIGLQGMGLVVANPATMVGLGHVADTKVLLSCLGFLLIAGMVARNVPGGIIIGILVTALLGVPFGLTTFHGVVSLPPSLAPTFLQLDIPGAIGLGVAGIVFTFFIVDLLDNAGTLIGTTHRAGLMRPDGSVPRLGRALLADSGGAIIGSVLGTSTTTSYIESAAGIQAGGRTGLTALTVAVLFLLTLFLAPLATSIPGYATAPALVFVACLMAKSLRDLDWEDITDYAPAIITALSMPLTFSIASGIGIGFITYAITKLLAGKGGQVSGAVWLIAALSAVKFWMGAG from the coding sequence GTGGAATCGCTTTTCCGGCTGCGCGAGCACGGCACCACGCCGCGCACGGAGATCATGGCGGGCTTCGCCACCTTTCTGACGATGGTCTATATCGTCGTGGTCAATCCCAACATCATGGCCGCCGCCGGCATCGACCAGGGGGCCTCCTTCGTCGCCACCTGCCTCGCCGCCGCCATCGGCTCGGCGCTGATGGGGCTGCTGGCCAACTATCCCATCGCCCTGGCGCCGGGCATGGGGCTGAATGCCTATTTCGCCTTCGCCGTGGTGGGCGGCATGCACATTCCCTGGCAGGTGGCGCTGGGCGCCGTCTTCCTGTCCGGGCTCATCTTCCTCGCGGTCTCGGTGCTGCGGATCCGGGAATGGCTCATCAACACCATCCCGCTTTCGCTGAAGCTCGGCATCGCCGCCGGGATCGGGTTCTTCCTGGGCATCATCGGGTTGCAGGGCATGGGGCTGGTGGTGGCGAACCCGGCCACCATGGTCGGGCTGGGCCATGTGGCGGACACGAAGGTGCTGCTGTCCTGCCTCGGCTTCCTGCTGATCGCCGGGATGGTCGCCCGCAATGTGCCGGGCGGCATCATCATCGGCATCCTCGTCACGGCCCTGCTCGGCGTCCCCTTCGGGCTGACCACCTTCCATGGCGTCGTGTCGCTGCCGCCCTCCCTGGCGCCGACCTTCCTGCAGCTCGACATCCCCGGCGCCATCGGCCTCGGCGTGGCGGGGATCGTCTTCACCTTCTTCATCGTGGACCTGCTGGACAATGCGGGCACGCTGATCGGCACCACCCACCGCGCCGGGCTGATGCGGCCGGACGGCTCCGTGCCGCGGCTCGGCCGCGCGCTGCTGGCCGATAGCGGCGGTGCCATCATCGGTTCCGTGCTCGGCACCTCCACCACGACCAGCTACATCGAAAGCGCGGCGGGCATCCAGGCCGGGGGCCGCACCGGCCTCACCGCCCTGACCGTGGCGGTGCTGTTCCTGCTGACGCTCTTCCTGGCGCCGCTGGCGACCTCCATCCCGGGCTATGCCACGGCGCCCGCGCTGGTCTTCGTCGCCTGCCTGATGGCTAAGTCGCTGCGCGACCTGGACTGGGAGGACATCACGGACTACGCGCCGGCCATCATCACCGCGCTGTCCATGCCGCTGACCTTCTCGATCGCCTCCGGCATCGGCATCGGCTTCATCACCTATGCGATCACCAAGCTCCTGGCCGGCAAGGGCGGGCAGGTATCCGGCGCGGTCTGGCTGATCGCCGCACTGTCGGCGGTGAAGTTCTGGATGGGCGCGGGCTGA
- a CDS encoding polyhydroxyalkanoate depolymerase — translation MFYDAYQAQQDILAPFQGFARGSSRLLRQFDEAIPGVFPLRHWAAMFDILGGARTTHEHPPFGFTSVQVEGETVAVTEEAVHATPFGTLLRFRKDTTRKQTPVLLVAPMSGHFATLLRGTVATMLPDYDVHITDWHNARDVPASAGSFGFDGFVAHIAAFLRAMGPGAHVVAVCQPAVPVLAAAALMAEERDPARPRSLTLMAGPIDTRVNPTGVNELATSRPISWFEQHLISTVPWRFAGAGRHVYPGVLQLTAFLNMNMDRHVKAYADQFRHLVSGEEEAATAHRRFYDEYLAVMDLPAEFYLETVRIVFQDHSLPLGKLTVGGRLVRPDRITDMSILTVEAERDDICSVGQTAAALDLCTGLPAERKRNHVQKGVGHYGVFNGRRWNTEIYPMVRETIESANRAADAA, via the coding sequence ATGTTCTATGACGCCTATCAGGCGCAGCAGGATATCCTTGCGCCGTTTCAGGGTTTCGCACGCGGAAGCAGCCGGCTCCTCCGCCAGTTCGACGAGGCGATTCCAGGCGTCTTCCCCTTGCGCCACTGGGCGGCGATGTTCGACATCCTGGGCGGGGCCCGGACGACGCATGAGCATCCGCCCTTCGGCTTCACCTCGGTGCAGGTGGAGGGCGAGACCGTCGCCGTGACCGAGGAAGCGGTGCATGCCACGCCCTTCGGCACCCTGCTGCGCTTCCGCAAGGACACCACGCGGAAGCAGACGCCGGTGCTGCTGGTGGCCCCGATGTCCGGCCACTTCGCCACCCTGCTGCGCGGGACCGTGGCGACGATGCTGCCGGACTACGACGTGCACATCACCGACTGGCACAATGCCCGCGATGTCCCCGCCAGCGCGGGCTCCTTCGGCTTCGACGGCTTCGTGGCGCATATCGCCGCCTTCCTGCGGGCGATGGGGCCGGGCGCGCATGTGGTGGCCGTCTGCCAGCCGGCCGTGCCGGTGCTGGCCGCGGCGGCCCTGATGGCGGAGGAACGCGACCCCGCCCGCCCGCGCAGCCTGACGCTGATGGCGGGGCCGATCGACACGCGCGTCAACCCGACCGGCGTGAACGAGCTCGCGACCTCCCGCCCGATCTCCTGGTTCGAGCAGCACCTGATCTCCACCGTCCCCTGGCGCTTCGCCGGGGCCGGGCGCCACGTCTATCCCGGCGTGCTCCAGCTCACCGCCTTCCTGAACATGAACATGGACCGGCATGTGAAGGCTTATGCCGACCAGTTCCGCCATCTCGTCTCGGGGGAGGAGGAGGCGGCCACGGCGCATCGCCGGTTCTATGACGAGTATCTGGCGGTGATGGACCTGCCGGCGGAATTCTACCTGGAAACGGTGAGGATCGTGTTCCAGGACCATTCCCTGCCGCTGGGCAAGCTCACCGTCGGCGGCCGCCTGGTCCGGCCGGACCGGATCACGGACATGTCGATCCTGACGGTCGAGGCCGAGCGGGACGACATCTGCTCCGTGGGCCAGACGGCGGCGGCGCTCGACCTCTGCACCGGCCTGCCGGCGGAGCGGAAGCGCAACCACGTCCAGAAGGGCGTCGGCCATTACGGCGTCTTCAACGGGCGCCGCTGGAACACCGAGATCTATCCGATGGTGCGCGAGACCATCGAATCCGCGAACCGGGCGGCGGACGCCGCCTGA